The following proteins are encoded in a genomic region of Dokdonia donghaensis DSW-1:
- a CDS encoding ZIP family metal transporter, translating into MLAIILPIIAVLIGLTFAVIFKPAVNNGIKLLLSFSGAFLLSVVIFEFLPEVYSSNNSNIGIFIMLGLLIQIILEFGSKGAEHGHVHHKDEGTFPILLFISLCLHSLIEGFPLAENQDLLYGVIVHKIPIAVILSAFLLNSKMSTIQTSIFLIIFACMTPLGAFLKTQSSLLETYSSEVNALVVGVLLHVSTTILFESSKNHQFNATKLGVILIGIIIAYFL; encoded by the coding sequence TTGCTTGCAATTATTCTTCCCATCATAGCCGTCTTAATAGGACTCACATTTGCAGTTATTTTTAAGCCAGCTGTAAATAATGGGATTAAGCTTTTACTTTCTTTTAGTGGAGCTTTTTTACTTTCAGTAGTCATATTTGAATTTTTGCCTGAAGTATACAGTAGTAATAATTCTAACATTGGGATTTTTATAATGCTAGGCTTACTTATTCAGATCATCTTAGAATTTGGGTCTAAAGGGGCAGAGCACGGTCACGTTCACCATAAAGATGAAGGAACGTTTCCTATATTATTATTTATAAGTCTTTGCTTACACTCTCTTATAGAGGGTTTCCCACTTGCCGAAAATCAAGATTTACTATATGGAGTTATAGTTCATAAAATTCCCATTGCAGTTATTTTATCTGCTTTTTTATTAAACTCAAAAATGTCTACCATACAAACAAGCATTTTTCTAATCATATTTGCTTGTATGACACCGCTAGGAGCATTCTTAAAGACACAGTCATCACTTCTGGAGACTTACAGTAGCGAAGTAAATGCCTTAGTGGTAGGAGTCTTATTACACGTGTCAACAACCATACTTTTTGAATCTTCAAAAAATCATCAGTTTAACGCAACAAAACTTGGTGTAATTTTAATAGGTATAATTATCGCATATTTCTTATAG
- a CDS encoding glycoside hydrolase family 16 protein, with amino-acid sequence MKNNIIVITATLCVLAIILACTDDEGNNVGLSNLTLVFEDEFNGEAGASINTDNWNFDIGTGSNGWGNNELQYYTDRPENVSLDGAGNMIITARRETFQGSPFTSARINTKDKVEQQYGRFEARIKMPGGRGIWPAFWMLGSNIETQADDDPATVQWPFVGEIDITEMRGQEPEITLGSIHGPGYSGGNAISGSYTLEDDRFDADFHEYAIEWTPTYIDYFIDGIRFNRVAKEDIPQDADWVFDDQPFFMLLNVAVGGNFVGFPVDTTPLPQQMVVDYVRIYSTND; translated from the coding sequence ATGAAAAATAATATAATAGTAATCACGGCAACCTTATGTGTGCTAGCCATCATACTCGCTTGCACAGATGATGAGGGTAATAATGTAGGTTTATCAAATCTTACGCTTGTTTTTGAAGATGAGTTTAACGGTGAGGCTGGCGCTTCTATAAATACTGATAACTGGAATTTTGACATAGGTACTGGTAGTAATGGCTGGGGTAATAATGAGTTGCAATATTATACAGATAGACCAGAAAATGTCTCTCTAGATGGTGCTGGCAATATGATTATTACAGCGCGTAGAGAAACTTTTCAGGGTTCACCTTTTACCTCTGCACGTATTAATACAAAAGATAAAGTAGAGCAACAATATGGCCGTTTTGAAGCTCGTATTAAAATGCCAGGTGGTCGTGGTATCTGGCCTGCGTTCTGGATGCTAGGGAGTAATATTGAGACTCAAGCAGATGATGATCCAGCAACAGTGCAGTGGCCTTTTGTAGGAGAAATTGATATTACAGAAATGAGGGGGCAAGAACCTGAAATCACTTTAGGTAGCATACACGGGCCAGGGTATTCTGGTGGTAATGCAATATCTGGAAGCTACACACTGGAGGATGATAGATTTGACGCAGATTTTCACGAGTATGCTATAGAGTGGACACCTACTTATATAGATTATTTTATAGACGGTATACGTTTTAATAGAGTTGCAAAGGAGGATATCCCGCAAGATGCAGACTGGGTTTTTGATGATCAGCCATTTTTTATGTTGCTTAACGTTGCTGTAGGCGGAAACTTTGTTGGCTTTCCAGTAGATACTACTCCCCTACCACAGCAAATGGTAGTAGACTATGTACGTATATACAGCACTAACGATTAA
- a CDS encoding 1,4-dihydroxy-2-naphthoyl-CoA synthase yields the protein MDKPNWQTAKEYKDITYKKSNGVARIAFNRPDVRNAFRPNTTKELYDAFYDANEDTSIGVVLLSAEGPSSKDGVYSFCSGGDQKARGKEGYVGEDGYHRLNILEVQRLIRFMPKAVIAVVPGWAVGGGHSLHVVCDLTLASKEHAIFKQTDADVTSFDGGYGSAYLAKMVGQKKAREIFFLGRNYSAQEAYEMGMVNAVIPHAELEDTAYEWAQEILAKSPISIKMLKFAMNLTDDGMVGQQVFAGEATRLAYMTDEAVEGRNAFLEKRAPNFDKKWIP from the coding sequence AGCGTTTAATAGACCAGACGTGCGCAACGCGTTTAGGCCTAATACCACAAAGGAATTATATGATGCCTTTTATGATGCAAATGAAGATACATCTATAGGAGTAGTGCTACTCTCTGCCGAGGGGCCATCTTCTAAAGATGGTGTCTATAGTTTTTGCTCTGGTGGAGATCAAAAAGCGCGTGGTAAAGAAGGGTATGTAGGTGAAGATGGATACCATAGATTAAATATACTTGAGGTGCAACGTCTCATACGTTTTATGCCTAAGGCAGTAATTGCTGTTGTCCCAGGGTGGGCAGTAGGAGGTGGGCATAGCCTGCACGTAGTTTGTGACCTAACACTTGCAAGTAAGGAACACGCTATTTTTAAACAAACAGATGCAGATGTAACTTCTTTTGACGGTGGATATGGAAGTGCATATCTAGCAAAAATGGTAGGTCAAAAGAAAGCGAGAGAGATTTTCTTCTTAGGCAGAAACTATTCTGCTCAAGAGGCTTATGAGATGGGTATGGTAAATGCCGTGATACCTCACGCAGAGCTAGAAGATACTGCCTACGAGTGGGCGCAAGAGATTCTCGCAAAATCACCTATTTCTATTAAGATGCTCAAGTTTGCGATGAATCTTACTGATGACGGTATGGTAGGCCAACAAGTTTTTGCTGGTGAAGCAACGCGTCTAGCATATATGACAGATGAGGCCGTAGAGGGTAGAAATGCATTTTTAGAAAAAAGAGCACCTAACTTTGACAAGAAGTGGATACCTTAA
- a CDS encoding THUMP domain-containing class I SAM-dependent RNA methyltransferase, translating to MVAKTFFGFEKILAEELRNLGAGNVEIGTRNVSFEGDKGFMYKANLCCRTAIKILKPIAEFRVMNEDDLYRRMQRINWRKYLDVKKTFAINATVSGTTFTHSQYVAFKTKDAIVDKFRKEENVRPSVDTKHPDLRLNVHIQDNWCTLSLDSSGASLHHRGYRTATNIAPINEALAAGLIIMSGWHGQSDFLDPMCGSGTMCIEAAMIACNVPANLNRKEFAFEKWGDWDVDLYELIEASALKRVKDFRYTITGYDKAPSAVEKARENVKNAQLSDFITISEKNFFETKKQGNDFLQMVFNPPYGERLPIEMEAFYKAIGDTLKGGYPGSHAWMITSNMESLKHVGLRPSRKIKCFNGSLESRLVKYEMYEGSKKAKYQDDNE from the coding sequence ATGGTGGCCAAAACGTTTTTTGGCTTTGAAAAAATTCTAGCAGAAGAGCTTAGAAACTTAGGCGCTGGTAATGTAGAAATAGGGACGCGTAATGTCTCTTTTGAAGGTGATAAGGGGTTTATGTACAAAGCAAATTTGTGCTGTCGTACCGCTATTAAAATTTTAAAACCCATTGCCGAGTTTAGGGTGATGAATGAGGATGATCTCTATAGACGTATGCAACGCATAAACTGGAGGAAATATCTAGATGTAAAGAAGACCTTTGCGATTAATGCAACTGTAAGCGGTACTACATTTACACACTCGCAGTATGTCGCCTTTAAAACTAAAGATGCTATTGTAGACAAATTTAGAAAAGAAGAAAACGTACGTCCTAGTGTTGATACTAAGCATCCAGATCTTAGACTCAACGTTCATATACAAGACAACTGGTGTACATTGTCACTAGATAGTAGTGGGGCATCATTACACCACCGTGGTTACAGAACTGCGACAAACATAGCACCTATTAACGAGGCACTGGCTGCGGGCTTAATTATAATGAGTGGCTGGCACGGTCAGTCAGATTTTCTTGATCCTATGTGTGGGTCTGGTACAATGTGTATAGAGGCTGCAATGATAGCCTGTAATGTGCCTGCCAACTTAAATAGAAAAGAATTTGCTTTCGAAAAATGGGGAGATTGGGATGTAGACCTGTATGAACTCATTGAGGCATCTGCTCTTAAACGTGTTAAAGATTTTAGATACACGATTACTGGTTATGATAAAGCACCATCTGCCGTAGAGAAGGCTCGCGAAAATGTAAAAAACGCCCAGCTTTCAGATTTTATCACCATCAGTGAGAAGAACTTTTTTGAAACTAAAAAACAAGGTAATGACTTCTTACAAATGGTGTTTAACCCACCTTATGGTGAGCGTTTACCTATAGAGATGGAAGCGTTTTACAAAGCGATAGGTGATACACTTAAAGGTGGTTATCCTGGATCTCACGCCTGGATGATTACTTCTAATATGGAGTCGCTTAAGCACGTGGGGCTAAGACCTAGTAGAAAAATCAAGTGTTTTAATGGTAGTTTAGAAAGTCGTCTGGTTAAATATGAGATGTACGAGGGAAGTAAGAAGGCTAAGTACCAAGATGATAATGAATAG
- a CDS encoding DUF4268 domain-containing protein, with protein MYSKEEAKKVRKQFWIFFAKRYPRKWLLYNTGLKDVTLKFDFTNGYALVAIDSESNDEIDKAYYYEKLLSLKSLLLEEVSPNLIFDDEYLLDSGKVISRVYIRLEGVKINNKNDWPKVFDFLYEYMSKLELFYLEYQDFIKD; from the coding sequence ATGTACTCTAAAGAAGAAGCTAAAAAAGTACGGAAGCAGTTTTGGATTTTCTTTGCAAAAAGATATCCCCGTAAATGGCTACTTTATAACACAGGATTAAAAGACGTAACCTTAAAATTTGATTTTACTAATGGCTATGCCTTGGTGGCTATAGATTCTGAATCTAATGACGAAATTGATAAGGCATACTATTACGAAAAACTTCTAAGTCTAAAATCTTTACTACTGGAAGAAGTGTCTCCTAATCTTATTTTTGATGATGAATATCTTCTTGATAGTGGAAAGGTCATCTCTAGAGTTTACATAAGACTTGAAGGAGTGAAAATCAATAATAAAAATGACTGGCCAAAAGTTTTTGACTTTTTATATGAGTATATGTCAAAACTGGAGCTATTCTATCTAGAATATCAAGACTTTATAAAAGACTAG
- a CDS encoding M42 family metallopeptidase → MASKSILNKKSLDFLESYLNNAAPTGYEWDGQKLWMDYLKPYVDEFITDTYGTAVAVINPEAKYKVVIEGHADEISWYVNYIADNGLIYVIRNGGSDHQIAPSKIVNVHTKNGIVKGVFGWPAIHTRNKAKEEAPKPDNIFIDIGAKDKEEVEKMGVHVGCVITYPDTFHILNDDKFVCRAIDNRAGGFMIAEVARLLHENKKKLPFGLYITNSVQEEIGLRGAQMIAERIKPNVAIVTDVTHDTTTPMIDMKKQGHAEIGKGPVVAYAPAVQQKLRDRITETAEKKEIPFQRAALSRATGTDTDAFAYSGSGVASALISLPLRYMHTTVEMVHREDVENVIKLIYETLLTIEDGETFSYFE, encoded by the coding sequence ATGGCTTCAAAAAGCATTTTAAATAAAAAGTCTCTAGACTTTCTTGAGAGTTACCTAAATAACGCAGCTCCTACAGGCTATGAGTGGGATGGACAGAAATTATGGATGGATTATCTTAAACCATATGTAGATGAGTTTATCACAGACACCTACGGTACTGCGGTTGCGGTAATAAATCCAGAGGCAAAATATAAGGTTGTAATAGAAGGTCACGCAGATGAGATCTCTTGGTATGTAAATTACATAGCAGATAATGGTCTTATATATGTAATACGTAACGGCGGGAGTGATCACCAGATTGCACCTTCTAAGATTGTAAACGTGCATACTAAAAACGGAATTGTAAAAGGAGTTTTTGGTTGGCCAGCAATACATACTCGTAACAAAGCAAAAGAAGAAGCACCAAAACCTGACAATATCTTTATAGACATAGGAGCAAAAGATAAAGAGGAGGTAGAAAAAATGGGTGTACACGTAGGTTGTGTAATTACATATCCAGACACCTTCCATATTCTTAATGACGATAAATTTGTGTGTAGAGCGATAGATAACCGCGCTGGTGGCTTTATGATTGCAGAGGTAGCGAGACTTTTACACGAGAATAAAAAGAAACTACCTTTTGGACTCTATATCACAAACTCGGTACAAGAAGAGATAGGACTACGTGGTGCACAAATGATTGCAGAACGTATAAAACCAAATGTTGCCATTGTCACAGATGTTACTCACGACACTACAACACCTATGATAGATATGAAAAAACAGGGACACGCAGAGATAGGCAAAGGCCCTGTAGTTGCTTATGCTCCTGCTGTACAACAAAAACTACGTGACCGTATTACAGAGACTGCAGAGAAGAAAGAGATTCCTTTCCAGAGAGCTGCCCTCTCTCGCGCTACGGGCACAGATACAGATGCATTTGCTTATAGTGGTAGTGGCGTAGCCTCTGCTCTTATATCATTACCATTAAGATATATGCATACTACTGTTGAGATGGTACATCGTGAAGATGTCGAGAATGTTATAAAACTTATTTATGAAACGCTGCTTACTATAGAAGATGGTGAGACGTTTTCATATTTTGAATAG
- a CDS encoding DUF6452 family protein — protein sequence MKKFFYILLLIICFGQSACERDDICAETTPTTPLLIIKFYDADSPSDSKAPNNLAIIAEGSIPEDTGFTVSAGTDSIAIPLRTIEDVTTYSFIINSQEEDDEPINVDDLVFTYIRDEEYVSKACGFRVIYDELLAELVPQDDGSWIQNIIIENPTVNDQVEAHISIFH from the coding sequence ATGAAAAAATTCTTTTATATACTGTTACTCATTATATGCTTTGGGCAAAGCGCCTGCGAGCGTGATGACATTTGTGCAGAGACTACACCCACTACCCCACTGCTTATTATAAAGTTTTACGATGCAGACAGCCCTTCAGACTCAAAAGCTCCTAATAATCTTGCTATCATAGCAGAAGGATCTATTCCAGAAGATACAGGCTTTACAGTGAGTGCAGGCACAGACAGTATTGCTATCCCTCTACGCACTATAGAAGATGTTACAACCTACTCATTTATAATAAACTCTCAAGAAGAAGATGACGAGCCTATAAATGTAGATGACCTAGTGTTTACCTATATACGCGATGAGGAGTATGTAAGCAAGGCTTGCGGCTTTAGAGTGATATATGACGAGTTACTGGCAGAACTAGTTCCTCAAGATGATGGCTCTTGGATACAGAATATTATAATAGAAAACCCAACGGTAAATGATCAAGTTGAAGCACACATTAGTATTTTTCACTAG
- the rlmD gene encoding 23S rRNA (uracil(1939)-C(5))-methyltransferase RlmD, with protein MGRRKTNRKIFENIAVTDAGAKGKAIGHAPDGKVLFINNAVPGDVVHVQTTKKRKAYYEGTATEVVTLSRKRTEPQCQHFEFCGGCKWQHMDYKYQLEYKQQEVVNNLTRLGKIELPEVTPIAGSKEQYFYRNKMEFGFSDSKWLTLEQIKSGEVIEDRNALGFHIAGMWDKILDIEKCHLQRDPSNTIRNGIKEFATANDMAFYNARNQEGLLRTLMIRTSTTGELMVLVQFYKEDVQKRELLLNYIKDTFTEVTSLLYVINGKGNDTIYDQEVICYAGRDHIFEEMEGLRFKINAKSFYQTNSEQAYELYKITRDFAGLTGNELVYDLYTGTGTIAQFVAKKAKKVIGVEAVPDAITAAKENAKLNGIENAEFFVGDMKKVFNSEFIATHGEPDIIITDPPRDGMHKDVVDQILNISPQKIVYVSCNSATQARDLALLDDVYKVTKVQPVDMFPQTHHVENVVLLEKRS; from the coding sequence ATGGGTAGACGTAAAACTAATCGTAAGATTTTTGAAAATATAGCCGTAACAGATGCCGGCGCAAAAGGTAAAGCCATAGGTCACGCACCAGATGGTAAGGTGTTATTTATAAACAACGCTGTACCAGGAGATGTGGTACACGTACAGACTACAAAAAAACGTAAAGCCTACTATGAGGGTACTGCAACAGAGGTGGTTACGCTTTCGCGAAAGCGTACAGAACCACAATGCCAGCACTTTGAGTTTTGTGGTGGTTGCAAGTGGCAGCATATGGATTATAAGTACCAGCTTGAGTACAAACAGCAAGAGGTAGTAAATAATCTAACCCGCCTAGGAAAAATTGAATTACCAGAAGTTACTCCTATTGCCGGAAGCAAAGAGCAGTACTTCTATAGAAATAAAATGGAGTTTGGATTTTCTGACTCAAAATGGCTCACACTAGAGCAAATAAAAAGTGGCGAGGTGATAGAAGATCGCAACGCCCTTGGTTTTCATATTGCAGGTATGTGGGATAAGATACTTGATATTGAAAAATGTCACCTACAGCGCGACCCTAGTAATACTATACGTAATGGTATAAAAGAATTTGCTACCGCAAATGATATGGCTTTTTACAATGCCAGAAATCAAGAAGGGCTTTTACGCACGCTTATGATACGCACCTCTACTACTGGAGAGCTTATGGTACTCGTACAGTTTTATAAGGAAGATGTACAGAAAAGAGAACTACTTCTCAACTACATAAAAGACACCTTTACAGAGGTTACATCTTTACTATATGTAATTAATGGTAAGGGCAATGACACCATTTATGATCAGGAGGTAATTTGTTATGCAGGGCGTGATCACATCTTTGAAGAGATGGAAGGCCTTAGGTTTAAAATCAATGCTAAGTCCTTTTACCAGACTAACTCAGAGCAAGCATACGAGTTATATAAAATCACAAGAGACTTTGCTGGTCTTACAGGTAATGAGCTTGTATATGACTTATATACAGGTACAGGAACTATCGCACAGTTTGTTGCAAAAAAAGCTAAAAAAGTGATAGGTGTAGAGGCTGTACCAGATGCTATCACTGCTGCAAAGGAAAATGCAAAACTCAATGGTATAGAAAATGCTGAGTTCTTTGTAGGAGATATGAAGAAGGTTTTTAACTCAGAGTTTATTGCCACACACGGTGAGCCAGATATTATAATAACAGATCCACCTAGGGATGGTATGCACAAAGACGTTGTAGACCAGATATTAAATATCTCACCTCAAAAAATTGTATATGTAAGCTGTAATAGTGCAACACAAGCAAGAGATCTTGCGTTACTAGATGACGTGTATAAGGTAACTAAGGTACAACCTGTAGATATGTTTCCTCAAACTCATCACGTAGAGAATGTTGTACTTTTAGAGAAAAGATCATAA
- a CDS encoding DUF6048 family protein, translating into MIKLKHTLVFFTSLLFTIISAGVSAQDIGEEAIAIDTVTKDPTDYYGLRVGIDLSKPVRSFLDDNYTGFEVVGDFRIKKNYYLAAELGNETKVTDLPNIENTTKGSYVKAGFNYNAYENWFGMNNLIYAGVRAGFSSFSQELDSYTIYTTNPLFGDDTRVDSQDFSGLNATWLELKLGLEVELFSNIYLGVNVQIKRSITTKDPDGYANLYIPGFGKVTEDSTVGVGYGYTLSYLIPIFKK; encoded by the coding sequence ATGATCAAGTTGAAGCACACATTAGTATTTTTCACTAGCCTACTTTTTACAATTATATCTGCTGGTGTTAGTGCTCAAGATATAGGAGAAGAAGCTATAGCAATTGACACAGTAACAAAAGACCCTACAGATTACTACGGCCTCAGAGTAGGTATAGATTTATCAAAACCTGTACGATCTTTTCTTGATGACAACTACACAGGCTTTGAAGTAGTAGGCGATTTTAGAATAAAGAAAAACTACTATCTAGCCGCAGAGTTAGGTAACGAAACCAAAGTAACAGATCTACCCAATATTGAGAATACTACAAAAGGTAGTTACGTAAAAGCCGGTTTTAATTACAATGCTTATGAGAACTGGTTTGGAATGAATAACCTAATCTATGCAGGTGTACGTGCTGGTTTCTCTAGTTTTAGTCAAGAGCTAGACAGCTATACCATATACACTACAAATCCCCTTTTTGGTGATGATACAAGAGTAGACTCTCAAGATTTTTCTGGACTCAATGCTACTTGGCTAGAGCTTAAATTAGGTTTAGAAGTAGAACTTTTCAGTAATATCTACCTAGGTGTTAATGTTCAGATTAAGAGATCTATCACAACAAAAGATCCAGATGGATATGCAAATCTTTATATTCCAGGCTTCGGTAAAGTTACGGAAGACTCTACGGTAGGTGTGGGTTATGGATATACACTTTCATATCTCATCCCTATTTTCAAAAAATAA
- a CDS encoding DUF4294 domain-containing protein: MRIYTYIIILLFPFALAQAQITTSDTTATTTEYYIIEGDTIPRSSIDLNEVIVFKRLKFKNNTERRRYLILRRKTRKVFPYAKLAADRLVALNERLDSIEGKRARKKYTKIIHKYLEGEFSTELKKLTRTEGQILIKLIHRQTGETAFDLIKRLRSGWRAFWYNTTASAFDLSLKREFNPEQEQEDYLIEDILQRSFQSGILEPQPTALDFQFLELSNKWKSNKVE, encoded by the coding sequence ATGCGCATATATACATACATTATAATATTATTATTCCCTTTTGCGCTAGCTCAAGCGCAAATCACAACAAGTGATACCACAGCCACAACAACCGAATACTATATTATAGAAGGCGACACTATACCTAGGAGCTCTATAGATCTCAATGAGGTAATCGTTTTCAAAAGACTAAAATTTAAAAATAATACAGAACGTAGGCGTTACCTTATATTACGTCGTAAAACCAGAAAAGTGTTCCCTTATGCAAAGCTAGCGGCAGATAGGCTAGTGGCGCTCAATGAAAGACTAGATTCTATAGAAGGTAAGCGCGCAAGAAAAAAGTACACAAAGATTATACACAAGTATTTAGAAGGAGAGTTTTCTACAGAGCTCAAAAAGTTAACCAGAACCGAAGGTCAAATACTTATTAAACTGATCCATCGTCAAACAGGAGAGACAGCCTTTGATCTTATAAAGAGGCTGCGTAGTGGATGGAGAGCCTTTTGGTATAATACCACAGCAAGTGCTTTTGACCTTTCACTTAAAAGAGAGTTCAATCCAGAGCAAGAACAAGAAGACTATCTTATAGAAGATATACTACAGCGCTCTTTTCAATCAGGCATACTTGAGCCACAGCCTACAGCGCTAGATTTCCAATTCTTAGAATTGTCCAATAAGTGGAAGTCAAATAAAGTAGAGTAG
- a CDS encoding MFS transporter, translated as MTTSKQEVSFGQKIAFGIGMLANQMFPAALAIFMVVLVQDLGFPPESWALLFFLPRIFDAFTDPIMGFISDNTKSKWGRRRQYVFAGAILMGISFIMMWQLYRADGLDYNFTYFLMWSLAFYLGLTIFSVPYVAMGYEMSKDFHERTDIMATAQWIGQWAWVIAPWFWVIMYDPAWFESADVAARDLAIWVGIACAICAMVPAIFIKSKSTLDDDSLIPLNIKNLGKSLVGLAKGFKAAFSSKPFIKLCVATFFVFNAFNTVAAFSFFIIVYHLFSGDAAAAGIWPTLFGCLGALGTTFMVIPIVTKMSKKLGKKKAFIVSQTISIIGYLMLWFLFVPGKPYLFIIALPFFSFGIGGLFVLMMSMTADVIDLDELKNGIRREGVFGAIYWWMVKFGFAIAGLGSGYIMAYVGFTPDAPTQPEGAIEGLRLFFSGIPITGTIIAILFMWGYDVDENKARDVREALEKRKQDTIA; from the coding sequence ATGACTACATCAAAACAAGAAGTTTCCTTTGGTCAAAAAATAGCCTTTGGGATAGGAATGCTAGCAAACCAAATGTTTCCGGCGGCCTTAGCCATTTTTATGGTGGTACTAGTTCAAGACTTGGGTTTTCCGCCAGAATCTTGGGCGCTGCTCTTTTTCTTGCCACGCATCTTTGACGCATTTACAGATCCTATAATGGGTTTTATATCTGACAACACAAAATCAAAATGGGGCCGAAGAAGACAGTACGTATTTGCAGGGGCAATCCTTATGGGTATATCTTTTATAATGATGTGGCAATTATATAGAGCAGATGGGCTGGACTATAATTTTACATACTTCTTAATGTGGTCACTAGCATTTTATTTGGGTCTCACGATATTTAGCGTTCCTTATGTTGCGATGGGTTATGAAATGAGTAAAGATTTTCACGAGCGCACAGATATTATGGCTACTGCCCAGTGGATAGGTCAATGGGCCTGGGTTATAGCGCCTTGGTTTTGGGTAATTATGTATGACCCGGCTTGGTTTGAATCTGCAGATGTGGCTGCTCGCGACCTGGCCATATGGGTAGGTATCGCTTGTGCTATATGTGCAATGGTTCCCGCTATTTTTATCAAAAGTAAGTCTACCCTAGATGATGACAGTTTAATCCCACTTAATATTAAAAATTTAGGTAAAAGCCTTGTAGGCCTAGCCAAAGGTTTTAAGGCTGCCTTTTCTTCAAAACCTTTTATAAAATTATGTGTGGCAACATTTTTTGTATTTAATGCTTTTAATACCGTTGCCGCTTTTTCTTTTTTTATAATAGTATATCACCTCTTTAGTGGTGATGCAGCGGCAGCAGGAATCTGGCCTACACTCTTTGGCTGTTTAGGGGCACTAGGTACTACTTTTATGGTAATTCCTATAGTAACAAAAATGTCAAAAAAACTAGGAAAGAAAAAAGCTTTCATAGTATCACAGACTATTTCTATAATAGGATATTTAATGCTGTGGTTTCTATTTGTACCAGGTAAACCGTATTTGTTTATAATAGCTCTACCGTTTTTCTCATTTGGTATAGGAGGTCTCTTTGTACTTATGATGTCTATGACGGCAGATGTTATAGATCTTGATGAGCTTAAAAATGGGATACGTAGAGAAGGTGTGTTTGGAGCAATTTACTGGTGGATGGTTAAGTTTGGCTTTGCTATTGCTGGTTTAGGTAGTGGTTACATTATGGCCTATGTAGGCTTTACACCAGATGCGCCCACCCAGCCGGAAGGAGCTATAGAAGGTTTGCGCCTTTTCTTCTCAGGCATCCCCATTACCGGTACAATTATAGCTATCTTATTTATGTGGGGATATGATGTAGATGAGAATAAAGCGCGGGACGTAAGAGAAGCTCTCGAAAAAAGAAAACAAGATACCATCGCTTAA